Part of the Cervus canadensis isolate Bull #8, Minnesota chromosome 15, ASM1932006v1, whole genome shotgun sequence genome is shown below.
TTGGAGGACGGGTCTAATTAATGAGGAGATTTGCCTTCTCTGCCTATTCCTGTCAACCTTATTTCAATTCATGGGGTCAGTTGTTAGACTCAAAGTCAGCTGATTCCATTCTTCCCTTTTCCTAGAAATCACATGCCTATTGTTAAGATGCTGGATCATTAAAAGTCAGAGACACAGAGCATCAGTGCTGCCTACTGTAGACGCCTCCTCTTCCAGCTCATGGAGCTGGATGAGCTCATCCTAATTACACGGAAAACTGAAGGTCAGTGCATCAAATTAATGCAGCAGCATATTTCAAAGGGGCGTATGACCTCCCCTCCCTATTACAATCTGGTCAGTGAAAACGGTTCTCCCCTCCCTGCTGCCAATATTGTCAACAGGCATTCAGCAGAGAACAATTGGGagtattgaaacatgtaattAAGTACTGCTTAAAACTACTCTATTCTAATTAATAGAGCCAATTTGCACAATATGTAATCTTTTCAGTTCTTTAGTACAGTCCAATGGTCTTCGGTAAGCAGCTCTAATCTTCTCAGGCTcaggaaagaaaagctattttCTAACTCTACTCCCCCTTAAAAAGCAGGGGATAAATGCCAGCCAGTATTTTGCATGTTAACTCTACTGGTGTCAAATCTGGGATTCTGGCAAGCGGCTAGCTGCTGTTGGGTTTCCAGCCAAAACTCAACCAGGGACCAACATAAGCAATATGCTGACACTGTGCAAGACAGAAACTGGTTGACATATAAGATTTGGGTTTTAATAAATGGAGGTAGTTTTGAAATCAAGGATTAGGTTGAAAATTCCACTTTTTTTCTAAAGCTCTGATTTAGTAAATCATCAGACAAGGAAACATACCTTTGCATTTGTTTGTTGTCTTATCCAAAATTGCCTTTGTGGAAACGATCTTCCcatatctaaaaaaagaaaaaaaaagaacaaggttaTAATCGAGGAATCTTTATTAATATCTAAGTccagagaacacacacacttATCAAACCTCGGCAAACTTTAAAGCATAAAATGTTCTTTACTAGGGGACAGGAAATGAGAATTCGAAACTCAAGCTAAACTAAAAAGGAGGAATGGCTAGACCTCTCATTTGGCTCTCTGGATTATAGTTTGATACTTAGCTTTGAGAAATCAGGCACTTACCTGGTGATCTTGGGACCAAGGAAATGGAATGTGAGCTTTAGGAAAAATAGCTTCTCTACAAAAAGCAACACCAGTAACACTAgtaacactgtgtgtgtgtgtgtgtgtgtgtgtgtgtgtggctcagttgtgcccgactctttgcaaccccatggactgtagcccaccagtctcctctatccatgagattttccaggtagtaacactgtgtgtgtgtgtgtgtgtgtgtgtgtgtgtgtgagagagtcgctcagttgtgcccgactctttgcaaccccatggactgagattttccaggtagtaacactgtgtgtgtgtgtgtgtgtgtgtgtgtgtgtgtgtgagtcgctcagttgtgcccgactctttgcaaccccatggactgtagcctaccaggctcctctatccatgagattttccaggtagtaacactgtgtgtgtgtgtgtgtgtgtgtgtgagtcgctcagttgtgcccgactctttgcaaccccatggactgtagcccaccaggctcctctatccatgagattttccaggtagtaacactgtgtatgtgtgtgtgtgtgtgtgtgtgtgtgagacgctcagttgtgcccgactctttgcaaccccatggactgtagcccaccaggctcctctatccatgagattttccaggtagtaacactgtgtgtgtgtgtgtgtgtcgctcagttgtgcccgactctttgcaaccccatggactgtagcccaccaggctcctctatccatgagattttccaggcaaggatactgaagtgggttgccatttccttctccaggggatctccccaacccaggaatcgaactcaggtctcctgcacagcaggcagattctttaccgactgagctacaagggaagccccatagtaaTACTATGTCTGTGATCAAATACAAAGCCAAAGGCAAGGCTGCAGAATTGTTAAGGGAAAGGACTACGATGCAGATAGTCTTTATGAATGAACTGAGGCAAGAAAGCTCCCTGAATCACTctattcattttgcttttgcaGGTGATTCTGTGTGGCTCTAGATCACCACAGAAGGGTGTGCTGGAATATGTATCTTTAACATGCTTGATGGgatatttaagtattttaaatctaATATTTAAAACAGGTCTTTTTATCTAAGATTTTGATGcttgtttataaatatatttttaagacttcTTTTAATGCTATAATAATAGTTACACAGTGTACTCACTAATGTatgtgtgggcatgtgtgtgaAAGAAATaggcaataaaaaacaaaaaacaatgaacCAGGAATCAAGCATTAATCTATGAGGGTTTGTATGAAAAATGTCTTCCAATTCCTTCATGTACAACAGAAGTTGGGGAAAGAAGGGAAACAATTCAGAATGTTAAAACTGAGTGCACTGCTATGGAAAACAAAGGGGGGACTCCCCTGATGGACCAGTGGcgaagactctgagctcccaaagcaggaggccctggttcaaaccctggtcagggaactcgatcCTGCAtgtctcaactaagacctggtacagaaaaataaataattaaaaataaattaaaaaaagaaagaaaacaaaggggcAAGAGAGTTTAAACATACGTCCTACCCTATATCCTTTCACAGCGACCAGACTACAATGCAAAGCACTGCTATCTATATTTGTCTTCAAAAAACAGAGAAGACCTTcgaaaaataattcttaaaaattactgGGTCTATGGGAAATGCATCTAACATACTTCAGGTTTCTGAGACTATTTCCACATTTATACACGGCAAATCCCCaatttaattttctatatatttactttaaaaatttcacattttctctAATATTATTTTCTTGTGATTGCTGCTGAGGACCAAAAAGATTTAGAAGTTTTAGGAAAGGGAAGTATCTGTGCagtactttaaaacattttcaatgtTGCAGGTTTCTATTTTATGCATTTGAACAAGCTGAAAGATACTTATCTAGAAGAAACAAATAGTTTGGGCCACCACTCTCCCTCAGTTAATTTCACTCTGTGTAATCATGTAACCAAATGATTACTAACTAGGCATAAAAGTAAAGATAATTTAAGGTTTAAATGACAATTACATCCAAGAGGCATAAGGTTGCATAAACACCTTCAATTCCCTGTGAGGATTTTGAGTATTTGCAGCAACCTTAACAGGAGGTCACTAAGCTtacaacactaaaaaaaaaaaaaaaaaaaaaaaaaaaaattgcaaaccaGAAAAAAGTTAAGTGATTTAAAGACCACCTTTTAGCAACCATTTATCTGCCTATGTTATTGACACGCTTGATATTTATTTATCAGAACTCTCTCCTTTGCACAAGTTTTAGATGAAAATGCTTTTAGACTGCATCCCTACCTCAGCCCTTTCCAAAAGCGGGGAAGAAAACTGGTATGATTTCAATGTAGGATAAAAGGTATTGGGGGTTACAGAGATTAAGGGACTTTGCTTGAGGTCACAGAGTTCAAGGTCTTTTGTAAACCAAATAGAAGGACATTTAGAGAAGGTCAGGGGCTGGCTTCTATCTTTCTGGTTCTGCTCTCCACATTAATAATGAGGAAGAAGACTTGGAGAGAGGAAGGTGTGGGAAGCAGGGAAAGAGGAGAGGCTCCTGGTAGCACCGACTAGAGATTCCATCCGTGCCATCCTTTGTCTGGTTTGGGTTCTCTTTGATCTTTGCTACATCTGACATTACTCCTCACTTTCACACCTTGGCTTCTAGGACCCTCATTCTGGGGATCCCATCTCACCTTTCTGcgctcttttgtttttttttcttcctcattcggctccctcctctttctccttaaCCAAGTTCTTTCATCACATTTAATAATTAGTCCTCCACCCTTCTCTTCCCTAGGAAATATATCCAATGCCATGGATTTAATAAATTAATCTTCTTTGATGAAGCCAATTTCTTCTTCCtgggtttttattttaatctgacCAAAATTTTAGTTTTCGTCTTCCTCTCTTTACTTAAAATCTTAGTATcttactaaaatataaaatacttaaatatcTAGTTAAATGTTACCTCATGTCCTCTATTTTCTAAGTCGTACCTCCAAAGAACCCTAGACaaatctttccttgtctcctctTCATGTATCTTATCATTCTATAGCACCATCAGATTCCCAATCTTCCATCAAGTTTGTGGTCcctgaagtgaagttgctcagttgtgtccgactctttgcgacaccatggactgtagcttacaaggctcctctgtccatggaattttccaggcaagagtactggagtgggttgccatttccttctccaggggatcttcctgacccagggatcgaacccgggtctctcgcattgcaggcagacactttaccgtctaagccaccagagaagctggtGACGTCCCCGAGACATCATCAACTTGGCCATTCCTGAATCCAGCTAGTCATTAACTCTTTTAACATGTGTCTAATATTAATTTGCCTTAAACATTACTTTGAACATGGTTCTCTctggggcgtccctggtggtccagtggttaagactcttgtcttcccaatgcagggagcatgggttcaatccctggtggggaactaagatcccacatgctgcacagtatAGCAAATTTAAAATAAGGTGGGGGGGAGAGGTGAGAGTTGACCGTGGTTCTCTCATCTCTCCATTGCCCCCTCCTACCAATCTTTGAATTTAAAGAACCTGTTGTAACACTAGATCTTCCATGAAACCATCCCTAATCTCCTCAACCATTCAGTGTGTGCTTTTATAAGAAACCAGAAAGAGAATTACATTTACTTAGTTTCTACTACAGTTCTAGGCATTTTCTGTGTATGATCTTATTTAACTTCACAATAATCTTAAGAGGTAGCTGCTATTATTCTCACTTTTgcaaatgggaaaacaaaagcTCACAGAAATTCTGGGTCTAAGATATTGCCTaacacaacaaaaccaaaaaacagttaCATTTAAGTTCTTACTGCAGTTTCTCTATGAAATGAGAAACGCGCCAAGGCTTCGGTTGCGACTACCTCTCTAGGCAAGTGTGAGCCTCGCCAGCGCCTCCCCCAGGAGACCATTGCAGCCGGCCGGCCCCCGCTCCGTGGTAACCACGTGTGACCGAAAGGCTGTGATCAAGAATGCCCATATGTCGGAGGAGATGCAACAGGACTCGGTGGAGTGTGCTACTCAGGCCTTGGAGAAATATAATATAGAGGACATTGTGGCCCATATCAAGGAGTCCGACAAGAAGTACAGCCCCACCTGGCACCGCATCGTGGGGAGGAACTTCAGTAGTTATGTGACACGTGAAACCAAACACTTCATCTACTTCTACTTGGGCCAAGTGGCCATTCTCCTGTTAAAAGCACGGACTGTGCCCCACACCCAGTGATCCATCCAAAAACAAGGACTGCAGCCTAAATTCCAAATACCAGGGACAGAAGTCTTCAGTCTTGGTGTTCCTGAGGGAACACCTCCATCTTTGAACCTTTATTGTGTGTTTTGTACAGGGCATCCTCTGTACCAGTTTGTGGTTATAAAGCAATTAGCGAAACAGCTTacatctgtatttattttctattccacACCTCTCTGCCCCatgttttttctcttcaaaatccattcctttaaagaaataaatctgttGGAGAAGTGTGTGCTAATTACCGTTTGTTCAAATAATCTGTTGAAGATGGCCTATTACTTGCTCTTGGGTAGTCTGGTGGGGGTGATTTCTTGAAGTTTCTGTGGGATGTAACAGACTAGCCTATTCAACACATTTGAGTTTCATTCTTGCCCATCCTGCTCCTGTTGTGCATGGAAGAATACTACTCAGAAGTGCATGTTGAAAAATGCATGGCAGGGAAACTACTGGATTAACTCTTACTCCTAACCTGATAAATACATTCCTTAAGTGCTCCTTCTGTGATAACTGCTGTACAGTGTTCTGGGCCTTAGGCCTCAAGAGATGATGAATGTGTAGTAGAACTCTAAGTTTTCTAtggctataaaatggaaataagctGGCGAGAAAGTTGGGCTAGTGAGAAATTTGTTGGGCTCTAGACATTTCCCCTCCCCTGCCTTGGCCAAAGTATACTCTAAAGATTAAGGGTGGTCTTAAAGGGAAAAAGCTTTTGAGCAGCGGCCCTCCATGTGATTCTAATAAAGTCTgcaggaactaaaaaaaaaaaaaaaa
Proteins encoded:
- the LOC122454002 gene encoding dynein light chain 1, cytoplasmic-like, which encodes MLLDCIPTSALSKSGEENWYDFNASVSLASASPRRPLQPAGPRSVVTTCDRKAVIKNAHMSEEMQQDSVECATQALEKYNIEDIVAHIKESDKKYSPTWHRIVGRNFSSYVTRETKHFIYFYLGQVAILLLKARTVPHTQ